Sequence from the Drosophila innubila isolate TH190305 chromosome 3L unlocalized genomic scaffold, UK_Dinn_1.0 0_D_3L, whole genome shotgun sequence genome:
TCCGCCGTGCAATCGGAATTTGAGCAGACTTTCATGGTGGACGAGGTGCGACGGGATCAGATTTTGGCGAGTCTGGCAGGCGAAGGATTTCCACACGCCACCTTCAGTTGGGGCAACTTGAAGTCACTCAAGGAGCATGTAAATGATGAGGATTTGCATCGTGCGCTGCATGAATTCCGGCGTAAGCATTACGGCTGCAATCGCATGACAGTCTGTTTACAGGCCAAATTATCTTTAGATGAACTTGAGCAACTTTTGGTCCGACACTGTTCGAGCATACCAGAGAGCGGGGAACCCCCTTTGGATATTACGAATTTGCACTATCGCCACGCCTTCAAGGAGAAGTTCTTCAAGGAGCTGCTGCTCGTGCAGCCTGTGGAGGATGTGTGTAAGCTGGAACTCACCTGGGTGCTGCCACCCATGCGCAACTATTACCGCACCAAGCCGGATTCATTTATAGCCCATCTGCTGGGCTACGAGGGTGTCGGCAGTCTGTGTTCCTTTCTGCGGCGTCGTCTCTGGTGCATGAGTGTCATGGCTGGCGTGGGAGCCAGCAGTTTCGATACCAATTCCATTTACTCACTCTTCAACATGTGCATCCATTTGACGGACGATGGATTCGAGCATCTGGATGAGGTCATCTCGGCCACCTTTGCCTGGATTCAGTTGATCAACGATTGCGAAACATTGCCAATTGCCTACAATGAACTGCAACAGATTGCAGACAATAATTTTCGCTTTCAAATCGAGATACCCGCCATGGATAATGTGCAGAGTATTGTGGAGGCTTTGAGATTCCTGCCGCCCAAGGATGCACTCACAGGTAGGCTTAATCATAATTAttcacatatttaaatatcgatAGATATTTCTTGACGATCGTATATTTTTGTGCGATATTTTTCGATTACAATAGTATCGATATCAGTAAGCGATAGTTTcttagaagaaaaaaattacttaaaaagcCACAAGTTTAAATATGCGCcctaatatttataatatttaatttatttttttatattaagtcaaaattatatttttcatatagaaatctatatatataaaattctttgtcctgactgactgactgactaattgatcattgcacagcccaaaccataagacctaggagtctgaaattttcacacaatatagctgagacaattttattgtaCAATAAGACGacgttttgcgaaattcgaatTTCAAGTGTGTCAAATTCGGGGTCAaggttataaatttataatttataaattaagaaattcaaagaaaggaaaattcagacaaaaataagaaaaacaaaagttcgAAAgacaaaaattcgaaaaagtcgaagtcaaaaatattttattaaataaggTGGTacctaatatttatatgtagatatttatatgtagatgctagctattttttaataaatggtTCGATAAGATGTTATGCCTTTTAGCTGGTTCATTTCTTAGATTAattcttaaacttaaaaaaaataataaaaaagtgggaagaaaaagttaaaaaaccCTAAATCgagcaaatattaataaaatattttggctttttctatatttttgtctACTAATttagttttctaatttttatttcctattaATAGTTCCTTTCTAAATGCTTCCtagttatattttgaaaattttaattttggagTTCCTTCGACATTCGTAtagagaatatatataaaaatttttaacttcccTACTTACAGGTACTCAGCGCTACTTTGAATATGATGAAAAGGCCATGCAAATGTTGAGACAGCATTtaacagattttaaatttaatatgatgaTATCATCGCATATACCCTACGAGCACTACGAGTATACGCAACGTGAGCCTTGGTTTGGCACTTATTATACAAGTATTCCGATTCCTGAAAAGTGGGCACAAATGTGGCATAATCCAGAACCGCATCCAGAACTCCAATTGCCCGAACAGAATCCATTTGTGACGACGGATTTTACGTTGCAGTGGATAAAAGCGGGAAAACCGCACATTTCCCGCCGTCCCAAGGCGTTGATAAGAAATGAATTTTGTGAACTTTGGTTTCGACAGGATGATACATTTCTATTGCCCGATGGTTTTATAAATCTCTATTTTATTACTCCATTAATGCGCAATAGTGCGCAAGAATATGTGGCAGgtgtattatatacatatttggtCGAGTTTTATATTGCCGAGCAACTTTATCCGGCTTTAATGGCAGGTTTAACTTACGGTTTGGATGCGGCGGATAAAGGATTGGTTTTACGAGTTAGTGGCTATAATCAAAAACTACCTTTACTTATAGACATCATtataaatgtaatgaaaaatcTAGAAGTTGATATGGCTCAGTTGATGTCCTTTAAGGAACTAAAGAAAAGGCAACTTTTTAATGCCGTTATCAATGGATCATCCTTAAATCTCGATCTGCGTCTCACAGTGTTGGAATACATGCGATTTACACTGCTACAAAAATACGAAGTTATCGATGACATCACTGTGGatgatattttaaagtttaaggATAATTTTCATAAGCAAATGTATGTGCAGGCATTGATACAGGGCAATTTTACGGAACAACAGGCGATTGAGGTTACCCAAAAAGTGTTGGACACGTACAAAAGTCAAAGGGTTGCAAATCTGGTGGAGCAACACAATAGAATGGTGCAATTACCTCTAGGAGAGCATTATCTAAGAGTAAAGAACCTCAATGAAGATGATCCCAATACATTTATTGtcaattattatcaaattgGTCCTGCCACACTGAAAATGGAGGCCATGTTGGATTTGGTTGATTTAATTGCCGAGGAACCATTCTTTAATCAACTGCGAACGAAGGAACAACTCTGCTATAGTCTGGGCTTGTTTCAACGCATTAGCTATGGCATTATGGCTTATATGCTTATTATCAACACTCAGGAAACGAAATTCCAAGCGGATTATGTTGACAAACGTTTGGAGGCATATCGACTGCGAGTGCCCAGCATTATTTCGCAAATGAATGAACAGGAATTCGTTGAGATGCGTGAGACAGTCATCAATAACAAACGACTCGGCGATCACAGTCTCTTTGATGAAATGATGCGAAATTGGAGTGAAATTGTCAGCATGGATTACATTTTCAATCGCaatgaaattcaaatacaaatgctGGCCGATGTCACCAGAGAAAATGTTATGGATTTTCTGCAACGAAATGATCGGCATAATCTGCGAAAACTCTCGGTGCAGGTTATAGGCACTTCTAGGGTAATCAGACGATCGCAAACCGAAATTCCCGATGCCATTTCCGATGCCATTGCCGCTCGGCATGGCACGACATCGGGTTTAGCCGGTAGATCTGGTACCCTAGCTGTTATCCTAGACGAAGTGCAACGCAATATATCCGAGGAGCAAATGTTGTACGAAAATATTGGTGATAGAATCCATTTGGAATTCATTGGCGAACCTGAAAATCGCAGTCATATAACGAACATTGAGGAATTCAAAAAGAATCTGCATGTATATCCGTTCTTAACAGCCGATCCCAAATACCATGGCTTATAGCATCTTCTTCaagtctctgtctctgtattaaataattatttgtcgagcacacacacacacacacagagtggGTGGAAACTTTTCGCATTGATAAGCAACTGACGCCATTTTAATAACGCAAATTACAGTCAGCTGTAGAAATTTCTGTGCGCTCATGGCAAGAGTGGAGACGTAGAGATGTGCAAGGAAGGAAGGAAATGCCAATTTGCTGGGCAACTGTTGCTATCACAtattgtggctgctgttgctttcatcaacaacaacaacagcaacagcaacaactacaacgactTCAGCAACAACCATAATAATTCTAAATAATTGtgtatatttatgcataaataagGATAGATCCATTTTGTATGACCAACTTCTTGATACTCTGTaagaaaatagttaaaaaaaaattttcaaaaaaaaatttatatagattttgcatacttttgtgctcttaattcatttaaaatttttatgtacgtacattaaataattatttcaataaattcaaaatattatatatacacaaacgaaaaaaaatatgaataattttatttaaaaaaaaaaatttgaactttgccgaagtttatatatatgttaaggaaattatataaatttaatttgttttacaatttgaaatttgaagctgaagttataatatttgaacagaattatataaatttaattcgattTACAATAGTTGGCAAAACGACACAATTTATAGAGAAAATATACCAGTAAaatgagaaatatttaaatcataataaatacaagGCATTCTAAATAATTGTAgggataaaaaaaatatatagaaatatttaggtaaatataaaagaaaacctATAACATTCTCTTAAGTGAAATTTATGacaaatgtgaaaatatttgtaaattcgttaaataaataggaaaaatcaatgaaagtaattttaaataattaaatttagacaTAAATGTGATAAATATTAACGTTTCAGGATATACAAGACCACATAATGTTGGTATtcgcattaaattttaataatcattatgttttaaataagtattgttactataaaatgtatggaaattGTACCTgtaaatataagcaaaaaagTGTAGCATATCTTTAAGcgcaactttaaataaatgtctTAACTGCAAGTCGatggtttaattaaaatgacgaTAGATGTGAAATTTAGTGCTTGGCCTGGTCTAAAGCCAAATAAActgcacacacaacacaaagaagaagaagaagctgctgctggcgttgCTAAGCATTCAAAGCTTCATTATACAAAGAAAACGACATTGTTCgcactatgtgtgtgtatatgtgtgtgtgtgtgtgtgtgtgtgtatgtgttgccAAGTTGGCAGCTGTCCAACTGTGCAGCATTGTTGCTACAAATTGTGTGGCATAGTCAGAGATGCTGCAATTTTGCGTCATATTGTTTGCttatttcgtttcgtttcgggtctaaaaataaacacacaacaacaacagtaacaacaacaacttatcACGCCCAAAAGCCGCCCACCAATCAGCCAATGGGCTCTTTTGCTAATGATAAGCCTTGTTTTCCAGCTCatcgtcattgttgttgtcgttgtggccATAAAATCATTATTATGATTGCGTTTTATTGTTGCCATTGATATAAGTTTTAATGCTGAATTTATCAAGCGAACATTTGTCTTAATGCGCTTAAATCGGAATTAATTATGCTTCGCAGAACTTTAAACTTGGCTAACACAGAATGCAAATTGAACCAATTAACTAgctaattattaattaaatctgTTCAACTTACTGCATcaacattgttgttattaaattgaatactcGTGCTGtctttttggaaaaatgaataaagtttttatttacgCAATAATTTCTTGCACAGTTATGtgtataagtatatgtatatcacttgttataattaatttatatagtatatttatttatcattcgTTCTTTTATTGCCAACAAATTATTTCAGAAATAAAAACGAACAATACACAACTTTTTATGACGTCAAATAATTGATGcactgcatttttattttttatttattgtaatgtattgtatttaaattaaattttaaacgcAACACACAGAAAATGTTTAAGCCAACACTAAAGtagataatatatatatatgtaattatatatcgtatttattaagtatatataatttgaattaagcattaataaaaacaataaatttagttaTGGTAATTAAATTCTGTTGCACCTGTCAGGCGCCTAACAATAAGTAAACTTTTAgcaaactcttttttttttggatgtggttttccacttttctgcattttttgatacttaaataaattaatgaattgtGTGATTAAtggaaacatttttaaagcgcGTTGATGAGAATATGATATACTTATTAAGCatgcaattcaattgatttttgttcCATGAACTTTGACATggaccatttttttttttgcaaatgtaAACAAGTGTCAAGTtaattgatgttgttgttattattttcttcattctcttgttgttgtttttgggcGTATTTGAACGCCACCATGACTAAAGCTACAATTAAATCAAGTATATCAAGTAATgtacttatataaaaatatatatactatttatcattattattattataaatatttatattttatttttcttctgctttttGAAATGTGTCAATTAACATATTGTTTCAGTTGTTGTAATATTACTATTAATTTTGTGTAGAACACTCAAAATATGTCCGAATGCTAAGCATGTTTTATGATTTACACTTACATTTAATCAAAacgaaactttaaaaatttatgaataagtTTTCTTGAACGTTTTCATGAAGTACTTGCCgcatttaattacattaaattaatttaagtaacgGAATTTTCTCAATCcgtttgcatttaaataattggcTTAAGAAGgcattaaatgaattattcataatttatttaagttgttgttttttttttttttttgactaatTTAAAGGCTTTTTCTTTCCTTGCAGGAAATACTTCTCAAATGGTGTactttaattgcaaaattttaaatttaattgtaaatttcatgttgctgcaattgttttaaatttgtcaaaagtaattgctaaaaatttaaattaatttcattttaaatagaacttaaaacaaaattcttgAATGTGTTTTACTTGTTTCTCTCGCAATGATAaaacatgttttgtttttctttttttttttaatttctgtttcTCAACTCACGCCAGGCTCAACCAATTCTCTCATTCACtacgttctctctctctctcgctctttcacACTTGCTCAcgttctctctctttctcgctctctgcTAGACTTTTAGTTAGATTTCACTCGcgatattttcaaattggaATGACCTTAATTAGAAAcatgtacttttttttctttcgagctttacaacattttttttgcgcttattattttaagttttatatatatgttttttttttatatttttctttagttttctaAATGTTttggctgttgtttttgttgttgctgtcgctgcttaTAGGAAAGGATGCGGAAATATAGTGGAGTGTTTGCTTCGACCAACGCTCCCGGCAATTTTGGCTttagttgtgtttttttttctttctttctttcttgctttttttcttgttgttttttttttggaaatagtaaagttttgaaattattattatttttgttttttaactatattgttcaaatgttttaaatgcatttagaaaataaataggaCTTTTTTTAgtagtgtttgtgtgtgtgtgtgttttttttttgctgcgaATTTTCAGGAATATTTTTGAGAATAGCGAGCACCTACACCTGAGCAATCAAACTGTTTAAatcatgtaaatatttatataaataatccttattgagttgtttgttttagcgttgaaaaaaaacatattttactcCCAAAATTCTTTCGTACTAAATTGTTGACGAAACTTGtacaaaaattcagttttaaaaaatgttcatattattttgaacatttgggaattaaaaattatgtcaCAAAATCAATGAGAGAAATTTTGCAAGTTgaacatttaaacatttttgggCATAAACTAAAAACGAATgtgaaaaaatgttgaaagtagaatatttttatatatttttctacacaaaataaaaagtgaaaacatttTGGGAGTTGCGATATGCGTTTTCGTCGCTAAATAAAAACCTAGTTAAggattatttatataatatcatatgttaaattttcacCTGCCTTTTTGTAGTTATAGTTtagctttatttaaatgaaatttaaacagTAAAATCGCCAGCTGCCCAGGTCATCTTGTAGTCATCGATGTTGAACAGATCAAAGATGtcgccacttgccacattgaATGCATCGACAGCaccattgctgctgctgctgtccatGGCCTGGTTGCAATGAGcacttgctgttgctgctgtgccaTAGTCGGAATGACCAACAATTGTTGCTGGCTGTGAGACGGCTTGCATGATGGAGTTTAAGGTGCTCTCAAAATCATCACAGACATCCATGGGTGTGCTATTGTAATGACCATTTGAGTTGCCACACTCCGAaggactgttgttgttgttgttgttcagattgctgttgctgttgttgtggtgtatgctgctgctgttgctgctgttgctattggcCACATGCTGACTCAACTGTGCCACAAAACTGTCGGCATCGAAATCAACATCATGATTGCTATTGATAAGTACACTATCCGGACTGTTGCTGGCGTCGAGCAATTCATTGATGCTTGGCTGCAAGCTGGGATTGAGATCGCGTcgcatgttgctgttgttgctgctgctgctgttgttgttgttgtgcttgctgCCACAATAGTTGTTCGAATCATCACCAATGTCCATTTCCAGCTGCTGTGACATCAATTCCAGCAACTCGTATTCATCGAAATGATTTAACTTGGCATCGGCGggactgttgctgttgctgtcagcAACACCACAGCCATTGCTGTTGCACTTGGCTGGCTGCTCTAGGAATATATCCAAGGTTTTAACCGCATCCGGTTGCAATGGCGAATTCATAttgatattttcaatataactTTGTGAATTGCTATTGGCATAATTAACATGTCCATCATTGGTGTCCATTGCCATGTCCAGATTGGGCAGCGATTGAGGCGTGGCTGGCGCCTCCAGCTTGGGCACAATGCtgccagcagcaactgttgttgttgcaccatTAAACATGCTTAATTCTGGCAGCGGTTCCAAGGCAGCACTCTCTGGCAATTCGccttgtttaattaatatatccAAAACATCGCTTACTTGCTCCGATTTAATGCCATTGGTTTTAGCTGACATTTGAttaactgttgttgctgttgtagtggcaattgttgccgttgctgctgttactgcTGGCTCCTCTTTGATCTTCATTAGCGGCATGTTGCtgccggcagcagcagctgctttaCACGCCGCCAACTGTTTAGTGGCCTCCTCATATTGTGGCGgtggtgctgttgctgttgttgttgctgctgttgtcgtggGTTTTATGTCCAGCAACAGCTGTTGGCCTGGCtgaaactgttgctgttgcagctgcaactgctgcaattgctgttgtgttAATATCGGCTTGGCTTCTATGGGAAATACAATGCTGGGCAATGAATTCGTGCGTTGATGTCCATTAAGCAACTTTTTCTGAGCAactgttgttggttgttgttgtggttgtggctgtggttgtgcctgtgttgctgctgtggtggtagttgttgctgtgaggCTTATGTTGCCCAGTGTGTGTGCTGTCATCTGTTGATCGTTGAGTCCGAGTAGGAATATTGTTTGATTGCCCTCGTTCCACACAAGTcccacattgttgttgctgttgttgatgctgttgctggcagCTGTTGGCTTGGCTGCCTGCAATAtttttgtgggcgtggctggcagctttgtattgttgttggtgttgttgttggatggAATGAGTACAGTTTGTGTCTTTTGTAGCAatcgcagctgctgctgttgctgctgttgttgctgctgttgttgctgttgctgctgctgctgttgcattgctgctgctgcagcagctgctgccttttgcttttgtattttcgCTTCCAGCTGCTGTTTTACAaccattttttgattaattggcGTTGTTTGattattgctattgctgctgtgattgttgctgctgctgctgctgttgctggcggGTTTTTTCGTTTGATTGCTGTTGCCATTAAGCTTGGCTGTTGCTGGTTTCACTGTTACCTTGGCTGGTATGCTCTTCTCCAGCTGCGGCAACATTGCCAACGTTTGCTGTGGTCCattcgctgttgctgttgttgttgtgatcaGTGTGATCTGTTGCGACGGCAATGCATTGACAACTTGCGCCGTTaccgtttgttgttgctgctgtcgtcgtATCTGCTGCAACTCCTGCTGCGATCGTTGCAGCTGTCGCTGCAATTCATCAATTTTACGTTGCTGTCGTCGCAGCAATTCCTCATTTTGTATGATTGTTGCTGTCTGCGGCTGTGGCGTTAGTATTGTCTGCAATGTCAGCGCATGATTGTTgtccagttgctgctgctgttgcaccaCATCCATTTGCTCGTGCTCCTCCGCCAGCAACATGGCAactggttgctgttgctgcggtgTAGCATCACAATTGCTGGTGTCCATGGCATCGCTGATGGTTATGActtcagttgttgctgctgcgactgctgcggctgctgcactTGCAGCACTTGTTGCTGGCGTGCAGCAATCGATTGCTTCTAATGGTAAATACGGCTTAAGACGTTCGATTAATTGCGGCTTTGGTCCGGAAACGGGCAAATTACGTCGCTTTAATTGTTGCTTCAAATCGGAGACTTTCATTTTCTCCAATTTCGATAAGTCCGTAATGGAACTTGTAGATTCCGCATAACTTGTTGCTGGACTGGGAGGAATTGATGAGCTGACGGACAGGGCAGGTGAGGCCATTGGCGgcggatgttgttgctgctgctgtacgtgctgttgctgcagctgcaactgctgctgttgttgctgctgctgctgctgcaattgttgctgctgcagctgcaactgttgctgctgctgctgctgttgactgGCAGCTGTTGTCTGTGTAATCAGCGACAGCGTTGGCGGCGTCGACATCaagttgttgctattattattgctgctgGCATCACCAAAATTTAACGGTGCCGCAGCAACATTGCTGCTACTTATAGTTATGGTATTTGGCAGCGtcatggcagcagcagctgttgctgtcgtcgcTGTTGTGGCCAGACTTTTGGTGGTGACTGTTatgctattgctgctgctgttgttgctactgttggCAGCAACACTTGCACTGGCTGCCGGCAATATTGCTTGATTCTTGTTCAGGTTTTCGAGAAACTTGAGCAAATAATTCTGTTGCTCCAACAGCAATTGATATGATGTGGTCTGATCCACCTGCAATTGCTCCTGACCCACTTGACCCACGGCAGCAGCACTCGGTGGTCCCTTGTATTCATGGAATTTAATGGTGCGCGCTTTCGAAACtggtttcgatttcgatttcttGCGATTCTTATCTTTGCCCGGTGCATCCGATTTGACAGCAActggttgcagttgcaggcgtgttgctgccactgctgctgctgctgctgctgctggtggtggcgAGGCAATGGAAGACAGTGGACTTAAAGTGGCAGTGGTGCAGGGTGATGCAAGCATTGGCAACATGTGATGATTGCTGGCGGGCGTGGAACCAGCAACACTCTGACATAACTCCTCAAATAGATTCGCCGTCTCCTGTTTGACCTTaatgggcgtgggcgtgggcgtcagcgtgggcgtggcagcaacTAGTGGCATgggcggcggtggtggtggtggcgccACAATATGATTGATTGCTTCTGTATTGCTTAGCAATTGTAATGTTGGCATTACGCTCAGCAACAATTGACCACAATTGTTGCTGGTGGGCGTagaagtgggcgtggtcagTGCCATTGTGACAATGCCCGCTGAGGCAGCTGCCGCCTGTAGCACATCCTTTGGTGGTTCCACTGTAGGCACCGACAGCAcagtggttgttgctgctgctgcagttgctgttgctgctgctgctccagttGCTGTTGGCATGAGCTCATCCAATCTGGGCGGCGTTTGCCTTGTATCGCTCTCGGAGCTCTGTGAATCCTCCTCGTAGCTGACATAGCTATGCGGATGCTGTGGTCGTGTCAGCAATCCCTCACTGGTTGCCTTAAATGGCACTAGACCCTCCTTCACAATCTTCTCAATCGGCTTCTCCGTATGCAGAATGTTCTTCTTGATCAGCTCCAAGGGACCCGGGCGATGTTGTATCTGGGAGTTGAGCTGATCGGCCAGACGCGCCTTCTTCAGCATTCGCTGCTTCTCCGCCAGACTCGGATCAATGTGACATTCATCCTCCTCCAGAATGTGTAGACGCTCCAAATCTTCGCGATTTGGACGCTGCTGTATCTTGGCCTTTAGCAGATCGCTCGTCTTGGCCCGTTCCAGTTGTTTGCATTGTTCGTGGATGGCAGGCGAGGTTTTGAGTGCTTCAAGAgaatggagagagagagagagacagagagaatgTCAATATGCGAAAaatcatagcatacttttcaacACTTAAGCAGCAATTAAACTAGTTCCAATTCACAACAGTgatttaatacaaaacatataatatctaaattaaaaaatgtactattgtacaatttttatttttgacaatttttaaacaaaaaaatatatttaaaaaaatataattgaaaaagttccagatatttatatttttttggggcTTTTGTACAacagattaaaattttaaataatcttaaaaaaaaaatattacaaatttggtataactaaaaaaaatattaaatacaaattcaatttaaatagaaaagacccagacataatatttttagatggCATGTGCCGAAACAAGTTaaacttgtatttttaaacaacttcATGtttgatatctcaaaaaaaataaaaccatagtcatatttttgtacatgacccaaagtaaatataattttaatactacattgtttttttaattcatttgaaattaaaatttcccGTATACatgttgaaatttatttaaaaatgttgttacttcttatttttttattatcgttttgttcttcaattttttattgattatatatatttttttggctctaattgcatttttggtttatctaaaaaaaacttaaatataatatgtgtTAAATCAGTTGAAAACATGCGTTAATCAATGTAAAACTCAAGTTCTGGCCAATTGTGTTGTTGTACAtatgttgttttataaaatgtgcaagaaattaaatgaacattTGAGTTTAAtagataaaaatcaacaaacaatgtgtattttataattattatttgttaatttatatttattacagtcacaatttaaaatggatatgaaatataatacaaaactAAGTTTCTGTAtcactttcaatttttcaacttttgcgCAGCACAcagttttggaattttttgaGTATTTATCTTAAAGCAGCTAaggattattattataccATTTATTTTGGCGCTCGATTCGCGCATTGCTGTTGaaaatttgtcatttaaattcaaattcaaattgaaattcactTTCGGCTGCGTTGAGCACATTGAATTGGTTTGTAAATTCGCGTATTTTGTTGATTCTTTTCGACTTTCTTCCGTTTGTGTGCTCGTTCCTCCCAATTCTATTGCttgaaagttttatttatttttttttgcttttttttgggcCCTACGCATAAATTTGCCGAGCAAATGAAACCATTGAAAATGCGCACATATTTGCATATCCTTTTCTGACGggcttttacattttacatttggCAGAACTCTATGCTTTCGGCTGAAGCACATAAGTGAGGCTAATGTGTGCTATTCCATACAATTTATCGATTCACCTAGactaatattaagtatacgtaaCGTGGTCGGATCTACTTACATGGTATGATGCCCTGCTCGACAAGTTGCGAGTGCGGTCGTCGCACCATCAGCTTTACTTTCAGCGCTGCAAGgaaacgaaataaatttattataaaaaaaaggctcAACTTTCAA
This genomic interval carries:
- the LOC117786714 gene encoding nardilysin, giving the protein MRKPRFRALFKQWYKWIQNRQASGMAVTYLELPDKSEGDRKLYRALSLSNGVRAMLISDPGMGQTSAATLTNKSMPSAHSSSSSSSSLEQFHGKLAACAVSMSVGSFSEPQEFQGLAHFLEHMIFMGSQKYPEENAFDAFVTKSGGFSNAHTENEETCFYFEVEEQHLDKTMDMFMNLMKEPLMLPEAMARERSAVQSEFEQTFMVDEVRRDQILASLAGEGFPHATFSWGNLKSLKEHVNDEDLHRALHEFRRKHYGCNRMTVCLQAKLSLDELEQLLVRHCSSIPESGEPPLDITNLHYRHAFKEKFFKELLLVQPVEDVCKLELTWVLPPMRNYYRTKPDSFIAHLLGYEGVGSLCSFLRRRLWCMSVMAGVGASSFDTNSIYSLFNMCIHLTDDGFEHLDEVISATFAWIQLINDCETLPIAYNELQQIADNNFRFQIEIPAMDNVQSIVEALRFLPPKDALTGTQRYFEYDEKAMQMLRQHLTDFKFNMMISSHIPYEHYEYTQREPWFGTYYTSIPIPEKWAQMWHNPEPHPELQLPEQNPFVTTDFTLQWIKAGKPHISRRPKALIRNEFCELWFRQDDTFLLPDGFINLYFITPLMRNSAQEYVAGVLYTYLVEFYIAEQLYPALMAGLTYGLDAADKGLVLRVSGYNQKLPLLIDIIINVMKNLEVDMAQLMSFKELKKRQLFNAVINGSSLNLDLRLTVLEYMRFTLLQKYEVIDDITVDDILKFKDNFHKQMYVQALIQGNFTEQQAIEVTQKVLDTYKSQRVANLVEQHNRMVQLPLGEHYLRVKNLNEDDPNTFIVNYYQIGPATLKMEAMLDLVDLIAEEPFFNQLRTKEQLCYSLGLFQRISYGIMAYMLIINTQETKFQADYVDKRLEAYRLRVPSIISQMNEQEFVEMRETVINNKRLGDHSLFDEMMRNWSEIVSMDYIFNRNEIQIQMLADVTRENVMDFLQRNDRHNLRKLSVQVIGTSRVIRRSQTEIPDAISDAIAARHGTTSGLAGRSGTLAVILDEVQRNISEEQMLYENIGDRIHLEFIGEPENRSHITNIEEFKKNLHVYPFLTADPKYHGL